The Amycolatopsis jiangsuensis nucleotide sequence CTCGACCGACGCGGTGTACGACGCGTTGGACGATCTCGTCGAGAAGGGCCGGATCAACGCCTACGGCGTGAGCGTCGAGACCTGCGAAGAAGCCCTCACCGCGCTTCGCCGCCCGAACGTCGCTTCCGTGCAGATCATCCTCAACTGCCTGCGGCTCAAGCCATTGGAGCAGGTCCTGCCGGCCGCGGCCGAGGCCGGCGCCGGGATCATCGTGCGCGTTCCGCTGGCGTCCGGCCTGTTGTCCGGCCGGTACACCAAGGACACCACCTTCTCCGACGACGATCACCGCACCTTCAACCGGCACGGCGAGGCTTTCGACGTCGGCGAAACGTTCGCCGGGGTGCCTTTCGAGGCAGGCCTGGAGGCGGTGGACCGGTTGCGCGGCCTCGTACCCGGACAGCAGACGCTCGCCCAGTTCACCCTTCGCTGGATCCTCGACCAGCCTGGCGTGAGTGTCGTGATCCCGGGCGCGCGCAACCCGGACCAGGCACGCGCGAACACCGTCGCGGCCGGGCTTCCGGCACTGTCGGCGGAAGCTGCCGCCGGCGTGCGCGCCACGTACGACGACCTGATCCGGCCACTCGTGCACGACAAGTGGTGACCGGGCGCTCGCCTCGTTCCGACCGGTGCCTTCCTCCGGGCTAGGCCGGGCAACGTCGCAGCATGTCCTCCAGCGCGGACTTCTCCCCGATGGTGATCGTGAGCCCGTAGTAGTGCTTCACCGTGATCCAGTCGGTCGCGTACGTGCACCAGAACGACACCAGCGGCGGCTTCCACTCGTCCGGTGCCTTGTCGCTCTTCTGCTGGTTCAGGTTGTCGGTCACGGCGAGCAGCTGCGGGCGCGTCAGGTCGTTCGCGAACTGCTCACGCTTGTCCTGTGGCCAGTCCCGCGCGCCGCTGGCCCATGCCTGACCGAGGGGAACCATGTGGTCGATGTCCAGGTCGCCCGGCTTCGTCCAGGTCTCTCCGTCGTAGACGCTGTACCAGGTCCCGGACTTCGGGTTGCAGTCCTTGCCCGC carries:
- a CDS encoding HNH endonuclease family protein, whose protein sequence is MAGIWWYSGREVDAEPVPDGDAGQQLAELQIAARTSMSGYSRTKFPHWASQGHSCNTRESVLKRDGKDVTAGKDCNPKSGTWYSVYDGETWTKPGDLDIDHMVPLGQAWASGARDWPQDKREQFANDLTRPQLLAVTDNLNQQKSDKAPDEWKPPLVSFWCTYATDWITVKHYYGLTITIGEKSALEDMLRRCPA
- a CDS encoding aldo/keto reductase; its protein translation is METREIARLGRAVSVVGLGCWQLGGDWGSVDEADAMSVLHAAADEGVTFFDTADVYGDGRSETLVGRFRKERGDDVFVATKMGRRAEQVPENYVAANFAEWNDRSRRNLGMDTLDLVQLHCPPTPVYSTDAVYDALDDLVEKGRINAYGVSVETCEEALTALRRPNVASVQIILNCLRLKPLEQVLPAAAEAGAGIIVRVPLASGLLSGRYTKDTTFSDDDHRTFNRHGEAFDVGETFAGVPFEAGLEAVDRLRGLVPGQQTLAQFTLRWILDQPGVSVVIPGARNPDQARANTVAAGLPALSAEAAAGVRATYDDLIRPLVHDKW